Proteins found in one Populus alba chromosome 14, ASM523922v2, whole genome shotgun sequence genomic segment:
- the LOC118045230 gene encoding DNA replication ATP-dependent helicase/nuclease JHS1 isoform X1, with amino-acid sequence MPPKKKSKSSSSSTSSAKKNHQNSQQQQQQQPSKFGIQHFFNLHTQNALSLSQNPQPPPTPIPQTLSQNPIISPNSLNPKFAPPSDSHHLDADDNVMDVSPEITKSVSLQRFKFSPGMLIKQSQDDGGDEVTWKISPVSERLQAVSKQMPQLIQLLAESSKLNSFSIRPCSSLNDEISSGTAGKVDKQLPSPPWKGADRSLVPASRVGLKRINPRQDVNLTDVNCSLAGRQSPFRTPPSLSYCHEKLSNVSECNGASDQLDQRQHKKALLELLDQVENAISVEDSEPSAVNSSKTQDVNGYDMPCNAGSLVKEAAIDPPESVAVPLSNYNFLVLEVSEKHRLTDSSGAQCPYKVLRLLNEQSGEERTVYLQEEWFYSVIAPGDTVNVIGEFDDQGKCDVDRDNNLLIVHPEILVSGTRVAASFSCPRRTVLDERLKCSEHSTAALIGTLLHQIFQAGLMQDNPTINFLEEYARIVLKKNIESLHACGVNENDIFNTLVEAIPKLINWINLFKDSQDSKAPIIDFGPDNGLKKLSIYEVIDIEEMAWAPKYGLKGMIDASVRVKVESGRDKADEKIVPLEFKTGKVSNGQSSMEHVAQVILYTLLMSERYLKHIDSGLLYYLQSDQTQGITVQRSDVVGLIMRRNELANDILKASRTQQLPPMLQSLNMCRSCRHLDVCTIYHKVNGGSRESSGLGDLFDSHVHHLTTAHYVFLRHWDQLIDLEAKETQLVKNRIWRPHSLKSDDSTSCLSFVVLDTSDRVPYQKSLKDNRFIYRFVHKKMPLHEVHASGGESLSFPSSSAEDFNYTLKSGDYVIISTKFGHQTVASGFITDISRSHISVSFPKHLRLPGINSSSEAHDLFREVWQIDKDEFMTSFSVMRFNLVQLFLQSEQSSHLRKMIVDLEAPRFDSGCIFSQDPALSYIWSVKNLNGDQRRAILKTLTAKDYALILGMPGTGKTSTLVHAVKAMLMRGASILLTSYTNSAIDNLLIKLKAQAIDFLRIGRHEAVHEEVRANCVFAMDVHSVEDIKLRLEQVKVVAVTCLGISSPLLANKKFDVCIMDEAGQITLPIALGPLMFASRFVLVGDHYQLPPLVQSTEARENGMGISLFCRLSEAHPQAISALQSQYRMCQDIMELSNALIYGDRLRCGSSEIANARLKFSGLQSCSSWLKEVLNPGRPVIFINTDMLPAYEAKDSKTVNNPIEAYIVAEVTKELLNNGIVGDDIGIITPYNSQANLIRASVNVTSVEIHTIDKYQGRDKECILVSFVRSSESPRNCTSSLLGDWHRINVALTRAKKKLILVGSCKTLSKVPLLKLLVEKIEEQSGIFNVSKIDINYGELKRCSHIR; translated from the exons TTGATAAAGCAGAGCCAGGATGATGGTGGCGATGAGGTCACATGGAAGATATCTCCGGTTAGTGAAAGACTCCAAGCTGTCTCCAAGCAAATGCCCCAACTCATTCAACTCTTAGCTGAATCTTCAAAGCTTAATTCTTTCAGCATTCGTCCTTGTTCCTCTTTAAATGATGAG ATTTCATCTGGTACTGCTGGCAAGGTTGATAAGCAGCTTCCTTCACCTCCATGGAAGGGTGCTGACAGATCTTTGGTGCCTGCTAGTAGAGTTGGATTGAAAAGAATAAACCCACGTCAGGATGTAAATTTGACTGATGTTAATTGCTCGCTTGCTGGTCGACAAAGTCCTTTCAGAACTCCGCCGTCCCTTTCGTATTGTCACGAAAAG CTTTCTAATGTTTCTGAATGCAATGGAGCATCAGATCAACTGGATCAAAGGCAACACAAAAAG GCATTGCTTGAGCTTTTGGATCAAGTAGAAAATGCAATTTCTGTTGAAGATTCAGAACCTAGTGCTGTCAATTCATCTAAAACACAAGATGTAAATGGTTATGACATGCCCTGCAATGCTGGATCTCTAGTAAAAGAAGCAGCAATAGATCCACCAGAAAGTGTTGCTGTGCCattgtcaaattataattttcttgtaTTGGAG GTATCTGAGAAGCACAGGCTCACGGATTCATCTGGTGCTCAATGCCCTTATAAG GTTCTTCGATTGTTGAATGAGCAAAGTGGAGAAGAGCGAACTGTCTATTTGCAGGAAGAGTG GTTCTATAGTGTCATTGCACCTGGAGATACTGTAAATGTGATTGGTGAATTTGATGACCAAGGAAAGTGTGACGTGGATCGTGACAATAATCTCTTAATTGTTCATCCTGAAATTCTAGTCTCTGGAACTCGG GTTGCTGCTAGTTTCAGTTGTCCACGTCGAACTGTTTTGGATGAGAGACTAAAATGCAGTGAGCATTCAACTGCTGCATTAATTGGTACCTTGCTGCACCAAATTTTTCAG GCTGGACTCATGCAAGATAATCCTACCATAAACTTTTTGGAGGAATATGCCAGAATAGTactcaagaaaaatattgaaagccTGCATGCATGTGGAG TAAATGAAAATGATATCTTCAATACTTTGGTTGAGGCAATTCCTAAACTAATAAATTGGATCAACCTGTTCAAAGATTCACAG GATTCAAAAGCCCCCATTATTGATTTTGGTCCTGACAATGGATTGAAAAAGCTAAGTATATATGAG GTGATTGATATCGAGGAGATGGCATGGGCCCCAAAATATGGGTTGAAAGGAATGATTGATGCTTCTGTCCGCGTTAAAGTAGAGTCAGGCAGAGATAAAGCAGATGAGAAGATTGTGCCTCTAGAGTTTAAAACTGGGAAAGTTTCCAATGGGCAG TCATCCATGGAACATGTAGCCCAAGTGATTTTGTACACTCTCCTTATGTCTGAGAG GTATCTGAAACATATTGATTCTGGTCTTCTGTATTACCTCCAATCAGATCAGACACAG GGAATCACTGTTCAAAGGTCTGATGTGGTTGGGCTAATCATGCGTCGAAATGAGCTTGCAAATGACATCCTTAAGGCATCAAGAACTCAACAATTGCCTCCAATGCTACAG AGCCTAAATATGTGCAGAAGTTGCCGTCATCTTGATGTTTGTACAATCTATCATAAG GTGAATGGTGGAAGCAGGGAGAGTAGTGGACTAGGTGATCTGTTTGATTCACATGTTCATCATCTGACAACTGCTCATTATGTTTTCCTTCGACACTGGGATCAGTTGATTGACTTAGAGGCTAAAGAGACACAG CTTGTGAAAAACAGAATATGGCGTCCACATAGTTTGAAGAGTGATGATTCCACTAGTTGCCTTTCTTTTGTTGTTCTTGATACTTCAGATCGAGTTCCATATCAGAAATCTCTCAAAGACAACCGATTCATTTATCGTTTTGTCCATAAAAAAATGCCTCTTCATGAAGTGCATGCTTCTGGTGGAGAATCTTTGAGTTTTCCTTCTTCTTCGGCAGAAGATTTCAATTATACACTTAAAAGTGGAGACTATGTG ATTATTAGTACGAAATTTGGCCATCAAACTGTAGCAAGTGGGTTCATAACAGATATCAGTCGGTCCCATATTTCT GTTTCTTTTCCTAAGCACTTAAGACTCCCTGGCATCAATTCTTCATCAGAAGCACATGATCTCTTTAGGGAGGTCTGGCAGATTGACAAGGACGAGTTTATGACTTCATTTTCAGTTATGCG GTTCAACCTTGTACAACTGTTTCTCCAAAGTGAACAAAGTTCTCACCTTAGGAAGATGATTGTTGATCTTGAG GCTCCTCGATTTGACAGTGGATGTATATTTAGTCAAGATCCAGCCCTATCTTATATATGGTCAGTGAAGAATTTAAATGGAGATCAGCGTCGGGCAATTCTGAAG ACTCTTACAGCTAAGGATTATGCTCTAATACTAGGGATGCCTGGAACTGGAAAGACATCGACCTTGGTACATGCTGTCAAGGCCATGTTGATGAGAGGTGCATCCATTTTGCTCACGTCCTACACAAACTCTGCAATTGATAATTtactaatcaaattaaaagctCAG GCTATTGATTTTCTACGAATTGGAAGACATGAAGCTGTCCATGAGGAAGTCCGTGCCAATTGCGTTTTTG CAATGGATGTACACAGTGTAGAAGACATTAAATTAAGATTAGAGCAAGTCAAGGTTGTTGCAGTAACCTGCTTGGGGATTTCTAGTCCCTTGCTTGCCAACAAGAAATTTGATGTATGCATTATGGATGAAGCTGGACAAATTACCCTCCCA ATAGCTTTGGGACCCTTGATGTTTGCTTCAAGGTTTGTTCTTGTTGGTGATCACTATCAACTGCCTCCACTTGTCCAG AGTACAGAGGCTCGCGAGAATGGAATGGGGATAAGTTTGTTTTGTAGGCTTTCTGAGGCACATCCTCAAGCAATTTCAGCTTTGCAAAGCCAG TACCGCATGTGTCAAGACATTATGGAACTATCAAATGCCTTGATATATGGTGACAGGCTGCGTTGTGGTTCTTCTGAAATAGCAAATGCCAGGCTTAAATTTTCAGGTTTACAGTCTTGTTCATCGTGGCTAAAGGAG GTATTAAATCCTGGCAGACCCGTCATATTTATTAACACAG ATATGCTGCCAGCTTACGAGGCAAAGGACTCCAAAACTGTGAATAACCCAATAGAAGCTTACATAGTTGCAGAG GTCACAAAGGAATTACTTAATAATGGGATTGTAGGTGATGATATTGGCATTATTACCCCTTATAATTCCCAGGCAAATCTCATCCGAGCTTCTGTTAACGTAACCTCTGTGGAGATTCATACCATTGATAAATACCAG GGAAGAGACAAGGAATGCATACTGGTATCCTTTGTTAGGTCCAGTGAAAGTCCAAGAAATTGTACTTCTTCGTTGCTTGGAGATTGGCATAGGATTAATGTGGCACTCACACGAGCCAAG AAAAAGTTGATCTTAGTAGGGTCGTGCAAAACCCTGTCAAAGGTCCCGCTGCTGAAGCTTCTTGTTGAGAAGATTGAAGAGCAATCAGGCATTTTCAATGTGTCCAAGATAGATATCAACTATGGAGAGCTGAAAAGATGTTCTCATATCAGATGA
- the LOC118045230 gene encoding DNA replication ATP-dependent helicase/nuclease JHS1 isoform X2: MPPKKKSKSSSSSTSSAKKNHQNSQQQQQQQPSKFGIQHFFNLHTQNALSLSQNPQPPPTPIPQTLSQNPIISPNSLNPKFAPPSDSHHLDADDNVMDVSPEITKSVSLQRFKFSPGMLIKQSQDDGGDEVTWKISPVSERLQAVSKQMPQLIQLLAESSKLNSFSIRPCSSLNDEISSGTAGKVDKQLPSPPWKGADRSLVPASRVGLKRINPRQDVNLTDVNCSLAGRQSPFRTPPSLSYCHEKLSNVSECNGASDQLDQRQHKKALLELLDQVENAISVEDSEPSAVNSSKTQDVNGYDMPCNAGSLVKEAAIDPPESVAVPLSNYNFLVLEVSEKHRLTDSSGAQCPYKVLRLLNEQSGEERTVYLQEEWFYSVIAPGDTVNVIGEFDDQGKCDVDRDNNLLIVHPEILVSGTRVAASFSCPRRTVLDERLKCSEHSTAALIGTLLHQIFQAGLMQDNPTINFLEEYARIVLKKNIESLHACGVNENDIFNTLVEAIPKLINWINLFKDSQDSKAPIIDFGPDNGLKKLSIYEVIDIEEMAWAPKYGLKGMIDASVRVKVESGRDKADEKIVPLEFKTGKVSNGQSSMEHVAQVILYTLLMSERYLKHIDSGLLYYLQSDQTQGITVQRSDVVGLIMRRNELANDILKASRTQQLPPMLQSLNMCRSCRHLDVCTIYHKVNGGSRESSGLGDLFDSHVHHLTTAHYVFLRHWDQLIDLEAKETQLVKNRIWRPHSLKSDDSTSCLSFVVLDTSDRVPYQKSLKDNRFIYRFVHKKMPLHEVHASGGESLSFPSSSAEDFNYTLKSGDYVIISTKFGHQTVASGFITDISRSHISVSFPKHLRLPGINSSSEAHDLFREVWQIDKDEFMTSFSVMRFNLVQLFLQSEQSSHLRKMIVDLEAPRFDSGCIFSQDPALSYIWSVKNLNGDQRRAILKTLTAKDYALILGMPGTGKTSTLVHAVKAMLMRGASILLTSYTNSAIDNLLIKLKAQAIDFLRIGRHEAVHEEVRANCVFAMDVHSVEDIKLRLEQVKVVAVTCLGISSPLLANKKFDVCIMDEAGQITLPIALGPLMFASRFVLVGDHYQLPPLVQSTEARENGMGISLFCRLSEAHPQAISALQSQYRMCQDIMELSNALIYGDRLRCGSSEIANARLKFSGLQSCSSWLKEVLNPGRPVIFINTAYEAKDSKTVNNPIEAYIVAEVTKELLNNGIVGDDIGIITPYNSQANLIRASVNVTSVEIHTIDKYQGRDKECILVSFVRSSESPRNCTSSLLGDWHRINVALTRAKKKLILVGSCKTLSKVPLLKLLVEKIEEQSGIFNVSKIDINYGELKRCSHIR; this comes from the exons TTGATAAAGCAGAGCCAGGATGATGGTGGCGATGAGGTCACATGGAAGATATCTCCGGTTAGTGAAAGACTCCAAGCTGTCTCCAAGCAAATGCCCCAACTCATTCAACTCTTAGCTGAATCTTCAAAGCTTAATTCTTTCAGCATTCGTCCTTGTTCCTCTTTAAATGATGAG ATTTCATCTGGTACTGCTGGCAAGGTTGATAAGCAGCTTCCTTCACCTCCATGGAAGGGTGCTGACAGATCTTTGGTGCCTGCTAGTAGAGTTGGATTGAAAAGAATAAACCCACGTCAGGATGTAAATTTGACTGATGTTAATTGCTCGCTTGCTGGTCGACAAAGTCCTTTCAGAACTCCGCCGTCCCTTTCGTATTGTCACGAAAAG CTTTCTAATGTTTCTGAATGCAATGGAGCATCAGATCAACTGGATCAAAGGCAACACAAAAAG GCATTGCTTGAGCTTTTGGATCAAGTAGAAAATGCAATTTCTGTTGAAGATTCAGAACCTAGTGCTGTCAATTCATCTAAAACACAAGATGTAAATGGTTATGACATGCCCTGCAATGCTGGATCTCTAGTAAAAGAAGCAGCAATAGATCCACCAGAAAGTGTTGCTGTGCCattgtcaaattataattttcttgtaTTGGAG GTATCTGAGAAGCACAGGCTCACGGATTCATCTGGTGCTCAATGCCCTTATAAG GTTCTTCGATTGTTGAATGAGCAAAGTGGAGAAGAGCGAACTGTCTATTTGCAGGAAGAGTG GTTCTATAGTGTCATTGCACCTGGAGATACTGTAAATGTGATTGGTGAATTTGATGACCAAGGAAAGTGTGACGTGGATCGTGACAATAATCTCTTAATTGTTCATCCTGAAATTCTAGTCTCTGGAACTCGG GTTGCTGCTAGTTTCAGTTGTCCACGTCGAACTGTTTTGGATGAGAGACTAAAATGCAGTGAGCATTCAACTGCTGCATTAATTGGTACCTTGCTGCACCAAATTTTTCAG GCTGGACTCATGCAAGATAATCCTACCATAAACTTTTTGGAGGAATATGCCAGAATAGTactcaagaaaaatattgaaagccTGCATGCATGTGGAG TAAATGAAAATGATATCTTCAATACTTTGGTTGAGGCAATTCCTAAACTAATAAATTGGATCAACCTGTTCAAAGATTCACAG GATTCAAAAGCCCCCATTATTGATTTTGGTCCTGACAATGGATTGAAAAAGCTAAGTATATATGAG GTGATTGATATCGAGGAGATGGCATGGGCCCCAAAATATGGGTTGAAAGGAATGATTGATGCTTCTGTCCGCGTTAAAGTAGAGTCAGGCAGAGATAAAGCAGATGAGAAGATTGTGCCTCTAGAGTTTAAAACTGGGAAAGTTTCCAATGGGCAG TCATCCATGGAACATGTAGCCCAAGTGATTTTGTACACTCTCCTTATGTCTGAGAG GTATCTGAAACATATTGATTCTGGTCTTCTGTATTACCTCCAATCAGATCAGACACAG GGAATCACTGTTCAAAGGTCTGATGTGGTTGGGCTAATCATGCGTCGAAATGAGCTTGCAAATGACATCCTTAAGGCATCAAGAACTCAACAATTGCCTCCAATGCTACAG AGCCTAAATATGTGCAGAAGTTGCCGTCATCTTGATGTTTGTACAATCTATCATAAG GTGAATGGTGGAAGCAGGGAGAGTAGTGGACTAGGTGATCTGTTTGATTCACATGTTCATCATCTGACAACTGCTCATTATGTTTTCCTTCGACACTGGGATCAGTTGATTGACTTAGAGGCTAAAGAGACACAG CTTGTGAAAAACAGAATATGGCGTCCACATAGTTTGAAGAGTGATGATTCCACTAGTTGCCTTTCTTTTGTTGTTCTTGATACTTCAGATCGAGTTCCATATCAGAAATCTCTCAAAGACAACCGATTCATTTATCGTTTTGTCCATAAAAAAATGCCTCTTCATGAAGTGCATGCTTCTGGTGGAGAATCTTTGAGTTTTCCTTCTTCTTCGGCAGAAGATTTCAATTATACACTTAAAAGTGGAGACTATGTG ATTATTAGTACGAAATTTGGCCATCAAACTGTAGCAAGTGGGTTCATAACAGATATCAGTCGGTCCCATATTTCT GTTTCTTTTCCTAAGCACTTAAGACTCCCTGGCATCAATTCTTCATCAGAAGCACATGATCTCTTTAGGGAGGTCTGGCAGATTGACAAGGACGAGTTTATGACTTCATTTTCAGTTATGCG GTTCAACCTTGTACAACTGTTTCTCCAAAGTGAACAAAGTTCTCACCTTAGGAAGATGATTGTTGATCTTGAG GCTCCTCGATTTGACAGTGGATGTATATTTAGTCAAGATCCAGCCCTATCTTATATATGGTCAGTGAAGAATTTAAATGGAGATCAGCGTCGGGCAATTCTGAAG ACTCTTACAGCTAAGGATTATGCTCTAATACTAGGGATGCCTGGAACTGGAAAGACATCGACCTTGGTACATGCTGTCAAGGCCATGTTGATGAGAGGTGCATCCATTTTGCTCACGTCCTACACAAACTCTGCAATTGATAATTtactaatcaaattaaaagctCAG GCTATTGATTTTCTACGAATTGGAAGACATGAAGCTGTCCATGAGGAAGTCCGTGCCAATTGCGTTTTTG CAATGGATGTACACAGTGTAGAAGACATTAAATTAAGATTAGAGCAAGTCAAGGTTGTTGCAGTAACCTGCTTGGGGATTTCTAGTCCCTTGCTTGCCAACAAGAAATTTGATGTATGCATTATGGATGAAGCTGGACAAATTACCCTCCCA ATAGCTTTGGGACCCTTGATGTTTGCTTCAAGGTTTGTTCTTGTTGGTGATCACTATCAACTGCCTCCACTTGTCCAG AGTACAGAGGCTCGCGAGAATGGAATGGGGATAAGTTTGTTTTGTAGGCTTTCTGAGGCACATCCTCAAGCAATTTCAGCTTTGCAAAGCCAG TACCGCATGTGTCAAGACATTATGGAACTATCAAATGCCTTGATATATGGTGACAGGCTGCGTTGTGGTTCTTCTGAAATAGCAAATGCCAGGCTTAAATTTTCAGGTTTACAGTCTTGTTCATCGTGGCTAAAGGAG GTATTAAATCCTGGCAGACCCGTCATATTTATTAACACAG CTTACGAGGCAAAGGACTCCAAAACTGTGAATAACCCAATAGAAGCTTACATAGTTGCAGAG GTCACAAAGGAATTACTTAATAATGGGATTGTAGGTGATGATATTGGCATTATTACCCCTTATAATTCCCAGGCAAATCTCATCCGAGCTTCTGTTAACGTAACCTCTGTGGAGATTCATACCATTGATAAATACCAG GGAAGAGACAAGGAATGCATACTGGTATCCTTTGTTAGGTCCAGTGAAAGTCCAAGAAATTGTACTTCTTCGTTGCTTGGAGATTGGCATAGGATTAATGTGGCACTCACACGAGCCAAG AAAAAGTTGATCTTAGTAGGGTCGTGCAAAACCCTGTCAAAGGTCCCGCTGCTGAAGCTTCTTGTTGAGAAGATTGAAGAGCAATCAGGCATTTTCAATGTGTCCAAGATAGATATCAACTATGGAGAGCTGAAAAGATGTTCTCATATCAGATGA